GATCCTGGAGGATTATGACTCGCTGATCGACGAGGGGCTGCTCGCCGAGGAGACCGGGCTGATCGTCCTCGGCGGTGGCGTTCCGAAACACCAGGCGATCATGACCAACCTCTTCCGCGGCGGCGCGGACTACGCGGTGTACGTCTCGACCGGGATGGAGGGCGACGGCTCGCTCTCCGGCGCACCGCCCAAGGAGGCCGTCTCCTGGGGCAAGATCAAGGACGGCGACCGAAATCACACCCTCGTCGAGGCCGAGGCGACCCTGGTGCTCCCGCTGATCGTCGCCGGCGTTCTCGAAGACCTCTGATTCGGTCACCAGAACGGGTCCGAACAGTCGAAAACCACACCGTGGCTCGGGCAGACGTACTTGCAGTGCCGGCTGTACAGGGGGCGCTCACAGGCCGGACAGGTCGGTTGCGCTGTGGGGACCGTTGTCACGGTAAACGCACTATGGCGCGATTCTAAAATTGTTCGGGAAGCGGTGCTGAGCTTAAACCAGGTCGTTGATCCAACTCAGCCCCGCCATCGCCTCAGGGAAGCCGATCGTCGGAATCGAGAGGATGGCCACGTGCCGCATCACAGCGGGGTCGAGCCCCTCGTCGAGGCCTCGCCTGACGTGGGAGTGGACGGCTCCCTCCGACTGGGCACCGATGGCGAGAGCGAGTTTCGCGAGCCGTTTTCGCTCACCGTCGAGCGGGCCGGCATCGGCCGCGGCCGCTCCCAGTTCCGCGTAGGCCTCCCAGACCGCGGGATGGTCGCGGGCGAGTTGGCTTGGCGTCGACGGCATCTCCTCGATTGGGTCGTCATCGTGTGACATGACAGCATGTAATTTCGTACCTAGGCTACATATAATCGATCCCGGTCCGACCGAACGAGGTGGTGACTGACCCGGCGAACGCGAGTTGGAGCCGACCCTCAAAGCCCGGTCGGTTCGTCGATGAAGAACGTCTCCGGGCCCCACGTTTCGATTCGATCCGCGAGCGTCCGCACGCCGAAGGTCTCGGTCGCGTAGTGCCCACCCAGGAACACCGTCACCTCGGATTCCCGGGCCATGTGGTAGAGTTTGCCCTCGCCCTCGCCAGTGACGAAGGCATCGACGCCGGCTGCGACCGCCTCGTCGAGCCAGTCCGTCCCGCTGCCCGTGACGATGGCGACCGACTCGATCTGCTCGGGGCCGAAATCGAGTGTCTGGACGCCCTGCCCGCCGTGATCGAGTGACTCTTCGAGGGTGGCGGCGATCGAATCCGCCGATTCGGGGCTCGGGAGGGTCCCACGCTGGCCGATCGTCACGGGGCCGAGTTCGCCGAAGGGGGCTCGATCTTCGAGCCCCAGACAGTCAGCGACTCCGGCGGCGTTGCCGAGTTCCTGGTGCCCGTCGAGGGGCAGGTGGGCGGCATAGAGATCGAGGTCGTTCTCGATCAGACCGGCGATCCGATCGTAGGTCCGACCCGTGACCCGCTCGATGCCGCCCCAGGAGAGTCCATGGTGGACCACCAAGAGATCCGCGTCCCGGTCGGCCGCGGCCGCGACGGTCGCACTTACCCCGTCGACTGCGAGGGCGACGCGTTCGATTTCACCCGTTCCGTCACCGATCTGAAGGCCGTTGGCGCTGGCGTCCACCTCGGCGTACTCGTCGATCGACAGCGTCTCGTCGAGCCGCGAGAGGAGCGTGGCTTCCCGCATACCGGGCCTTGGCGAGCCGTCTACAAAGAGCCGGGGGTCTCGCCCGCGGCCCGGGCGAAGACAGCCGTTCGGAGGAGTTTGGCCGCGAGCGTGGCCGACTGGCCGTCGTCCTGGTCGTTCACCTCGACGACGTCGAAGCCGTCCATCGCGGGAGCCACCTGACGGACGACGGCCCGCAACTCCCGCGAAGAGAGTCCGAAGGGTTCCATCGTCCCGGTTCCAGGCGCATAGGCGGGATCGGCGGCGTCGATGTCCACGCTGAGATAGACCGATTCCTCGTCGAAGTCAGGGTTCCAGTCCCCGACCGCCGCCGGCGGGACGACGGTGACGTCCCCAGCCGTGGCCCGCTCCCATTCGGCCTCGCTCCCGGCTCTGGCCCCCAGGATGACCGCCCGATCGGCCACGTCGAGTGCGTGCCGGGTGACGGTGGCGTGGCTCCACTCGTTGCCCGCATAGGACTCCCGGAGATCGAGATGCGCATCCAGCGTGACGAACACGTCCGGATCGACGGCCTCGACGCCGGCGACGGTGACGGTATGCTCGCCGCCGAGCAAAAGCGGAACGGCGTCCTCACGGCAAGCGTCGGCGAGCACCCCCGAGAGGTAATCGAGGTAGTCCCGGGCGTCGTCCCAGGCCTCGACGTCGCCGTGGTCGTGGACCGCGAGGTCGGTAAATCGACTGCCGGTGTGGTGATCGTAGTCCTCGAAGCTCCGGGCGAAGCGGCGGATCCGGTCGGGACCGAAACGGGTCCCCGGCTGGAAACTGGTCGAGACGTCCAGTGGCGCGCCAGCGATCACGAAGTCGGCGTCCTCGCGGGCCGCGTTCGCCCCCGGAAACATTTACTCGAGGATCTTGCGCTGGCCCTCGTACTCGAGGTACTCGATCTCGTCGTCGGGAGACAGAGACTCGTCCTCGGGGATCCGCATCGTGAACGTCTCGTAGGTCTCCAGGTCCATGATCTGGGCGTCGTTGCCCTCGACGGAGACGACCTGTCCCTGTTTGCGGTCGATAATGGGGACCCATACCTTCTGGTCGACCGGCTGGGACAGCGAGCGTTTTCGCTCGTCGAAGACCCCACGGCCCTCGATACGGGCCTTGGCGCTGCCGTGTTTGCCCGGCTTGGCTGTACTGTAGGCCGTGATCTTGCACGGGGTCTCCTCCATCATCACGTAGTTACCCTCCTGAAGGTCTCGCACTTCCTTCTGTTGTCTGGGCATATCGCGGGTTTTTCGCCTGCGGTGTATAAACAGTTTGGAACCGC
This region of Halodesulfurarchaeum sp. HSR-GB genomic DNA includes:
- a CDS encoding Nif3-like dinuclear metal center hexameric protein, yielding MREATLLSRLDETLSIDEYAEVDASANGLQIGDGTGEIERVALAVDGVSATVAAAADRDADLLVVHHGLSWGGIERVTGRTYDRIAGLIENDLDLYAAHLPLDGHQELGNAAGVADCLGLEDRAPFGELGPVTIGQRGTLPSPESADSIAATLEESLDHGGQGVQTLDFGPEQIESVAIVTGSGTDWLDEAVAAGVDAFVTGEGEGKLYHMARESEVTVFLGGHYATETFGVRTLADRIETWGPETFFIDEPTGL
- a CDS encoding carboxymuconolactone decarboxylase family protein, which gives rise to MSHDDDPIEEMPSTPSQLARDHPAVWEAYAELGAAAADAGPLDGERKRLAKLALAIGAQSEGAVHSHVRRGLDEGLDPAVMRHVAILSIPTIGFPEAMAGLSWINDLV
- a CDS encoding translation initiation factor IF-5A gives rise to the protein MPRQQKEVRDLQEGNYVMMEETPCKITAYSTAKPGKHGSAKARIEGRGVFDERKRSLSQPVDQKVWVPIIDRKQGQVVSVEGNDAQIMDLETYETFTMRIPEDESLSPDDEIEYLEYEGQRKILE
- the speB gene encoding agmatinase, translating into MFPGANAAREDADFVIAGAPLDVSTSFQPGTRFGPDRIRRFARSFEDYDHHTGSRFTDLAVHDHGDVEAWDDARDYLDYLSGVLADACREDAVPLLLGGEHTVTVAGVEAVDPDVFVTLDAHLDLRESYAGNEWSHATVTRHALDVADRAVILGARAGSEAEWERATAGDVTVVPPAAVGDWNPDFDEESVYLSVDIDAADPAYAPGTGTMEPFGLSSRELRAVVRQVAPAMDGFDVVEVNDQDDGQSATLAAKLLRTAVFARAAGETPGSL
- a CDS encoding HVO_2523 family zinc finger protein, which encodes MTTVPTAQPTCPACERPLYSRHCKYVCPSHGVVFDCSDPFW